A single region of the Oscillatoria salina IIICB1 genome encodes:
- a CDS encoding alpha/beta fold hydrolase, whose protein sequence is MKAEYIEIEEQNIFYRETGEKNSKSVLLLHGASFSSQTWEDIGTLQLLVEKGYRAVAIDLPGYGKSTGNFSDRANFLLKLFQELSINLPVLISPSMSGGYSLPFVVNYPEKLSGFVPIAPVSLANYQQQLPEIELPTLAIYGSKDRMVKEADIFVKLMPNAEKIILAEAGHACYMNATPEFHQHLLEFLARCLK, encoded by the coding sequence GTGAAAGCAGAATACATTGAAATAGAAGAGCAAAATATTTTTTATCGGGAAACGGGAGAGAAGAATAGTAAATCAGTTTTATTGTTACATGGTGCTAGTTTTAGTTCGCAAACTTGGGAAGATATTGGGACTTTGCAATTATTAGTAGAAAAAGGTTATCGTGCAGTTGCGATAGATTTACCTGGGTATGGAAAATCTACAGGTAATTTTAGCGATCGCGCAAATTTCCTGCTAAAATTATTCCAGGAGTTAAGCATTAATTTACCAGTGTTAATTTCGCCTTCGATGAGTGGAGGCTACAGTTTACCTTTTGTAGTTAATTATCCAGAAAAATTGAGCGGTTTTGTTCCAATTGCTCCGGTAAGTTTAGCTAATTATCAGCAACAATTACCAGAAATTGAGTTGCCAACGTTAGCAATTTATGGTAGTAAAGATCGAATGGTAAAAGAAGCCGATATTTTTGTCAAATTAATGCCTAATGCTGAGAAAATAATTTTAGCTGAAGCTGGTCATGCTTGTTACATGAACGCAACCCCAGAATTTCATCAACATTTGCTGGAATTTCTCGCTAGATGTTTAAAGTAA
- a CDS encoding GAF domain-containing protein, protein MSDRRLRNVYQNLIGSLERDSLVQNTTDKLRNSLQVDRVVLYYFYKEWSGQVTFESLSNLKFSIFGATGPDQCFNDKYAALYLAGRVKAIKDIAQAEITECHRNFLLDLQVRANLVVPVLNHDKLWGLLIAHHCQSPHPWSNSDIELMRAEAKNIALSPAIQNS, encoded by the coding sequence ATGTCCGATCGCCGTCTCCGAAACGTATATCAAAATCTTATTGGCAGTTTAGAGAGAGACTCTCTTGTTCAAAACACTACCGATAAACTCAGAAATTCTCTCCAAGTTGACCGCGTAGTTTTATACTATTTCTATAAAGAATGGTCAGGTCAAGTTACTTTTGAATCTCTCAGTAACCTAAAATTTTCTATTTTTGGTGCTACTGGTCCAGATCAATGTTTTAACGATAAATATGCAGCCCTGTATCTTGCTGGAAGAGTAAAAGCAATTAAAGATATTGCACAAGCAGAAATTACTGAATGTCACCGCAATTTTCTCCTAGATTTACAAGTACGTGCTAACTTAGTCGTACCAGTGTTAAATCACGATAAATTATGGGGACTTTTGATTGCTCATCACTGTCAGTCACCTCATCCCTGGTCTAATTCTGACATAGAACTTATGCGAGCGGAAGCTAAAAATATCGCCTTATCTCCCGCAATTCAAAACAGCTAA
- a CDS encoding TolC family protein, with protein MMENEPPVFSQSPYQRPISLPSLSLIQVFLVAIFSAILGSVFTLSFLGIFSKEKKSLAPAIAAVKSSSSLTLDSFPSPIISSRTFPTSPQQSVSRKPLTTAVSNHDRVAIKQNSFVPQNHPQSWLNSLKFAESVEGELLAPTKTKSARANSSSVKYFPTFPAKSRKSDLQIAKKFTAIQAPISTAYFLAQNQHQVKPETDIESTLTNEREEVKLSLNDVVFLVVENNRNIKNAYLDRIIARQNLAVAEDKFVPNFTPRVSLSVEENESRSLTTNNREFNLGTDFAVKIPTGADIQLEWNALRRSTAENRIDLLESIAQNRINQTLELSFTQPLLKDFGININRASIEIARIEEQVDFLQLKNTLIETITSAIQTYRSLVQAQEQVKIQQLSLERAKRQLEITQALIEAGRLARIELVQNQTDIASREVSLLNAQRNLANARLNLLQILDIEGDLQIIAAEISETVGENVNLDYKQLWQQALANDPEYLQAIYAVEIEKLNVLLAENNQRWDLDLQLSYGIDADNLAENNTDLRAGLSFTREFGNLELEQAVERSKIDLEKSENNLREIRENLGIDLQDRIRDVEISLRQVELARRFRELAEERLENEREKLRLGVPGTRLIDIINFENDLVEARNAELNAKIDYLNALTSLQQTVGITLEVWEIELEEN; from the coding sequence ATGATGGAGAATGAGCCTCCAGTATTTTCTCAATCTCCCTACCAACGACCAATCTCGCTACCGTCTCTGAGTTTGATTCAAGTTTTTTTGGTCGCAATTTTTTCGGCAATTTTGGGTAGTGTTTTTACCCTCAGTTTTTTGGGAATTTTCTCTAAAGAAAAAAAATCTCTCGCTCCCGCGATCGCTGCTGTTAAATCTTCTTCTTCTCTTACTTTGGACTCTTTTCCCTCTCCGATTATTTCGTCGAGAACTTTTCCTACTTCACCTCAACAATCAGTTTCAAGAAAACCACTAACTACTGCTGTCTCAAACCACGATCGAGTTGCTATTAAACAGAATTCATTTGTACCTCAAAATCATCCTCAATCTTGGTTGAATTCACTAAAATTTGCTGAGTCTGTAGAAGGAGAATTGCTCGCTCCTACAAAGACTAAATCCGCTCGTGCTAACTCTTCTTCAGTGAAATACTTTCCTACTTTTCCAGCGAAATCAAGAAAAAGCGATTTGCAAATTGCTAAAAAATTTACTGCTATTCAAGCACCAATTTCAACTGCTTATTTCTTAGCACAAAATCAGCATCAAGTCAAGCCGGAAACCGATATAGAATCAACTTTAACCAACGAGCGAGAAGAAGTGAAATTGTCCTTAAATGACGTAGTATTTTTAGTAGTCGAAAACAATAGAAATATTAAAAACGCTTACCTAGATCGAATAATTGCCAGACAAAATTTAGCTGTAGCTGAAGATAAATTTGTTCCTAACTTTACCCCGAGAGTTTCCCTCAGCGTTGAGGAAAACGAAAGTCGTTCGCTAACAACTAACAATCGAGAATTCAATTTAGGAACAGATTTTGCCGTAAAAATTCCTACAGGTGCAGATATTCAGTTAGAATGGAATGCGTTGAGACGTTCCACAGCAGAAAATAGAATCGATTTACTTGAGAGTATTGCTCAAAATCGCATTAATCAAACTTTAGAGTTAAGTTTTACTCAACCTTTACTCAAAGATTTTGGGATAAATATTAATCGTGCTTCAATTGAAATAGCGAGAATTGAAGAACAGGTAGATTTTTTACAACTAAAAAATACTTTAATTGAGACAATCACCTCAGCAATTCAAACTTACCGTAGTTTAGTACAAGCCCAAGAACAAGTAAAGATTCAACAGCTATCTTTAGAAAGAGCAAAAAGACAATTAGAAATTACTCAAGCTTTAATTGAAGCCGGGAGATTAGCAAGAATAGAATTAGTCCAAAACCAGACAGATATTGCCTCACGAGAAGTAAGTCTTTTAAATGCACAAAGAAATTTAGCCAATGCGCGTTTAAATTTATTGCAAATTCTTGACATTGAAGGAGATTTGCAAATCATTGCCGCCGAAATTTCCGAAACAGTAGGAGAAAATGTTAATTTAGATTACAAACAACTTTGGCAGCAAGCTTTAGCGAATGACCCAGAATATTTACAAGCAATTTACGCAGTCGAAATTGAGAAATTAAATGTTTTATTAGCCGAAAACAATCAACGCTGGGATTTAGATTTACAACTAAGTTACGGTATTGATGCAGATAATTTAGCAGAAAATAATACCGATTTGCGAGCCGGATTGAGTTTCACGCGCGAATTTGGCAATTTGGAATTAGAGCAAGCTGTCGAAAGAAGTAAAATTGACCTAGAAAAAAGCGAAAATAACTTAAGAGAAATTCGCGAAAATCTGGGAATCGATCTGCAAGACAGAATTAGAGATGTAGAAATTAGTTTAAGACAAGTAGAACTAGCGCGAAGATTCCGAGAATTAGCAGAAGAAAGGTTAGAAAACGAGCGAGAAAAACTCAGATTAGGAGTTCCAGGAACTCGCTTAATCGATATTATCAACTTCGAGAATGACCTAGTAGAAGCGAGAAATGCGGAATTAAATGCCAAGATTGATTATCTCAATGCTTTAACCAGCTTACAACAAACCGTAGGCATTACCTTAGAAGTATGGGAGATCGAACTTGAAGAAAATTAG
- a CDS encoding adenosine deaminase — MALYADLHRHLGGSVVPRILWRYFQRHDEQLAQRFPKYKEFEEFYTRKRNTLDEYLELHTLVESTQTAASLPYFIYRLIRGAYIFENLAYLELRYTPYLRTDDQLSQSARIDQMYSIVEIVGKAARVPEYPMVTSQILCMHSRLPYEVNKAIADLAIQSSEYVCAIDVAGGDSHYAERLDEFISLYEYARDRGLKTTGHLYETTDGCYPKLLPYLMRIGHGIQIPLRYPELLPQLAKMNQCLEVCPTTYLKTGTLEDLHQLKVVFDRCFAAGVDIAICTDNAGLHNVRLPFEYENLLTKDVIDFQQLQACQEAAFRHAFAWPHNQGPASLITGLLQDKQPEALTLSGK; from the coding sequence ATGGCATTATATGCAGACTTACACCGTCACTTAGGTGGTTCAGTAGTTCCGCGCATTCTCTGGCGTTATTTCCAACGTCACGACGAACAACTAGCGCAACGTTTTCCTAAGTATAAAGAATTCGAGGAATTTTATACTCGCAAACGCAATACCCTCGATGAATATTTGGAATTACACACCTTAGTGGAAAGTACCCAAACCGCAGCCAGTTTACCTTACTTTATTTATCGCTTGATTCGGGGTGCGTATATTTTCGAGAATTTAGCTTATCTAGAATTGCGCTATACACCTTATTTGCGTACTGACGATCAATTAAGTCAATCAGCAAGAATTGACCAAATGTACTCCATTGTAGAAATTGTCGGTAAAGCTGCTCGCGTACCAGAGTATCCGATGGTGACAAGTCAAATACTTTGTATGCACTCTAGACTACCCTACGAAGTGAACAAAGCGATCGCCGATTTAGCCATCCAATCCAGCGAGTATGTTTGTGCAATTGACGTAGCTGGAGGAGACTCCCATTACGCCGAACGTTTAGACGAGTTTATCAGTTTATACGAGTATGCGCGCGATCGCGGCTTGAAAACTACAGGTCATCTCTATGAAACTACTGACGGTTGTTACCCAAAATTGCTACCCTATTTAATGCGGATCGGTCATGGAATTCAAATTCCTCTGCGCTATCCAGAATTACTTCCCCAACTGGCTAAAATGAATCAATGTCTGGAAGTTTGTCCCACAACTTACTTAAAAACAGGTACTCTCGAAGATCTACATCAACTTAAAGTTGTTTTCGATCGCTGTTTTGCAGCCGGAGTAGACATCGCTATTTGTACCGACAATGCTGGTTTACACAATGTCCGACTTCCTTTTGAGTACGAAAATCTCTTAACCAAAGATGTCATCGACTTCCAGCAACTACAAGCTTGTCAAGAAGCCGCTTTTCGCCATGCTTTCGCATGGCCCCACAACCAAGGTCCGGCTTCTTTAATTACTGGGTTACTTCAAGACAAGCAGCCAGAAGCTTTAACTTTAAGTGGGAAGTAA
- a CDS encoding ABC transporter permease: MSLVISDLLHLTYLSLRGNPLRSALTTLGVFMGVAAVTATMQVGNISKAVIAKQLAERDAPQVTLFSGRHPVTRDRVQLQSEDIELLQKRLPQVQAISSYRGIWNRSEILFLDRAATPYQAAVSQEFLLTSGRSLLSGRFFTEADFANFRPVVVIDTVLAEKLFSDEDPIGERIYRDRKPYVVVGVIESKLEEGEEEPPGLLLMPLATYNALTGRDNVGALSLRPERIEDLTNLQEQAKVILEQRYPGYEFWTWSNVEDVIEQQQTLRWVSLSLLAVGGIALLVGGVGIANITIASVMERTPEIGLRRALGATRQDIMLQFILEAVLLSLVGGVGAIATVHGITVVVADTFALPYEFNRQTTVLALGSALLVGVGASFFPALRASKLDPVKALRAS; encoded by the coding sequence ATGAGTCTCGTAATTTCTGATTTACTACATTTAACTTATCTTTCCCTGCGTGGGAATCCTTTGCGTTCCGCTTTGACAACTTTAGGGGTATTTATGGGAGTAGCGGCAGTGACGGCGACAATGCAAGTGGGTAATATTAGTAAAGCAGTAATTGCCAAACAATTAGCAGAACGAGATGCACCTCAAGTTACTTTATTTTCAGGACGACATCCAGTTACAAGAGATCGGGTTCAATTGCAGTCAGAGGATATAGAATTATTGCAGAAACGATTGCCACAGGTACAAGCGATAAGTAGTTACAGAGGGATTTGGAATCGATCGGAGATTTTGTTTCTCGATCGCGCTGCGACACCTTACCAAGCGGCAGTTTCGCAAGAGTTTTTGCTAACATCGGGGCGATCGCTATTGTCAGGACGCTTTTTTACTGAGGCGGATTTTGCTAATTTTCGCCCTGTGGTAGTTATTGATACGGTTTTGGCGGAAAAATTGTTTTCTGATGAAGATCCCATTGGTGAGCGTATTTATCGCGATCGTAAGCCTTATGTGGTGGTAGGTGTAATTGAAAGTAAGCTGGAAGAGGGGGAAGAAGAACCTCCGGGTTTGTTGTTGATGCCTCTGGCGACTTACAATGCTCTTACTGGTAGAGATAATGTGGGAGCGCTTTCTCTTCGTCCTGAGAGGATCGAAGATTTGACGAATTTGCAAGAGCAAGCAAAAGTTATTTTAGAGCAACGTTACCCTGGTTATGAGTTTTGGACTTGGAGTAATGTTGAGGATGTAATCGAACAACAGCAAACTTTACGCTGGGTTTCGCTTTCGTTACTTGCGGTTGGTGGAATCGCGTTACTTGTTGGTGGTGTGGGTATTGCTAATATTACTATTGCTTCGGTGATGGAACGCACCCCGGAAATCGGTTTGCGACGAGCTTTAGGTGCGACTCGACAGGATATTATGCTTCAATTTATCCTGGAAGCGGTACTTTTAAGTTTAGTTGGAGGAGTTGGTGCGATCGCTACTGTTCATGGAATTACGGTTGTGGTAGCTGACACTTTTGCGTTACCCTACGAGTTTAATCGCCAAACTACGGTTTTGGCTTTAGGTTCGGCTTTGCTAGTTGGAGTTGGTGCTAGTTTTTTTCCAGCCCTACGTGCTAGTAAACTAGATCCAGTTAAAGCTTTAAGAGCTTCCTAA
- a CDS encoding efflux RND transporter periplasmic adaptor subunit: MQQLAKEKYKSGVKWLTWSAVLAVVSVGGWLVYTTRFQESSQPVEVRLLTVKRDTLEEVINESGTVELAEQQTLKAPADGTVEKILVEVGDFVTSGKRLIVLRDPEAQTKLADHQLEIQRQEVTLANAKSQVTAAQEKLKVAQAELEKLKNGDSGGDRTRLPAQRLAIAKQELNLTNLRAQVTEAQEKLRVAQNKLEADQKLFAKGFIAENELQNQKDAVRAAQAELRGAQLEVSTALLDLKNDNLELERIESELQQEIADAESELAQAEVSLQDAVAQLQNAQTQVRQEAIALQKLQLERQTIEQELQENVVIAPVAGQILDIVVKKGAVVQQSEALLVQGNPTEEIIKLQLSTLDASKVESQQVARISVIGPNPESYTGRVEEISLLANLSSGDNSGDSSQARVPAIVRLDNPTGSLIPGSQVSVEIIIEQQKNVLVLDAEAIHQKDDEAFVWLIDEQGRVSKQSVTLGLEALTAIQVKSGLSEGSRVAVPAPDTTLQPGMKVKTVDSEQ, encoded by the coding sequence ATGCAGCAGTTAGCGAAAGAAAAATATAAAAGCGGCGTAAAATGGTTAACTTGGTCAGCAGTGTTGGCTGTAGTCAGTGTTGGTGGCTGGTTAGTTTATACCACTCGTTTTCAAGAAAGCTCTCAACCAGTAGAAGTCCGTTTGCTTACCGTCAAAAGAGACACTTTAGAGGAAGTAATTAACGAGAGCGGTACAGTAGAATTAGCAGAACAACAAACGCTCAAAGCACCTGCTGATGGTACAGTAGAAAAGATTTTAGTTGAGGTAGGCGATTTTGTTACTTCTGGTAAACGCTTGATTGTGTTGCGCGATCCCGAAGCACAAACTAAACTGGCAGATCATCAGTTAGAGATTCAACGACAAGAAGTTACACTCGCTAATGCGAAATCGCAAGTTACAGCCGCTCAAGAAAAGTTAAAAGTAGCACAAGCTGAACTAGAGAAACTGAAAAACGGCGATAGTGGAGGCGATCGCACTCGTCTTCCCGCACAAAGGTTAGCGATCGCTAAACAGGAACTAAATTTAACTAATCTTCGCGCTCAAGTTACTGAAGCTCAGGAAAAATTACGCGTCGCTCAAAATAAACTCGAAGCTGACCAAAAACTCTTCGCTAAAGGCTTTATTGCTGAAAATGAGTTGCAAAATCAAAAAGATGCAGTTCGTGCGGCACAGGCTGAATTAAGGGGCGCTCAGTTGGAAGTTAGCACCGCTCTCCTGGATCTCAAAAACGACAATCTGGAATTAGAAAGAATCGAGTCGGAATTACAACAAGAAATTGCTGATGCGGAGTCTGAATTAGCACAAGCTGAAGTTAGTTTACAAGATGCCGTCGCCCAGTTACAAAACGCACAAACTCAAGTCCGTCAAGAAGCGATCGCATTACAAAAACTACAACTCGAACGTCAGACAATTGAGCAAGAATTGCAAGAAAACGTGGTTATCGCCCCCGTAGCCGGACAAATCCTTGATATCGTAGTGAAAAAAGGAGCAGTAGTCCAACAAAGCGAAGCTTTATTGGTTCAAGGAAACCCCACTGAAGAAATCATTAAACTACAACTTTCTACCTTAGATGCAAGTAAGGTAGAATCTCAGCAAGTTGCTCGGATTAGCGTTATCGGTCCCAATCCAGAATCTTACACCGGACGAGTTGAAGAAATTTCGTTACTCGCGAATCTTAGTAGCGGTGATAATAGTGGCGATAGTTCACAAGCAAGAGTACCAGCAATAGTCCGTTTAGATAATCCCACGGGTAGTTTGATTCCTGGTAGTCAAGTAAGTGTGGAAATTATCATTGAACAGCAAAAAAACGTGCTAGTTTTGGACGCAGAAGCAATTCACCAGAAAGATGACGAAGCTTTTGTCTGGTTGATTGACGAACAAGGTAGGGTGAGCAAGCAATCTGTTACTCTCGGACTAGAAGCTTTAACTGCTATTCAAGTTAAATCTGGTTTAAGTGAAGGATCTCGCGTGGCTGTACCTGCTCCCGATACTACTTTACAACCAGGTATGAAAGTTAAAACAGTGGACAGTGAACAGTGA